Proteins co-encoded in one Oreochromis aureus strain Israel breed Guangdong linkage group 3, ZZ_aureus, whole genome shotgun sequence genomic window:
- the LOC120435910 gene encoding uncharacterized protein LOC120435910 — protein MGSCSLTTWISLFVVIVVPSAVVSGQKNITAHSGQNVTFLCRAPNNITVLLHVKRSRTDLGEEYALLYQDDVFVSGNQHPSFQNRVDLQDRQMKNGDVSLILKNVTTDDAGTYKCQVLERVREEMRLSSTITLIVDPPGQEIITAETEQDVTLPCQAPDNIIGIEWSRPDLNKEYVLLYRDGRSDPKHQHPSFVNRVYLKDKDMKDGDASLILKNVTTADNGSYECRVRTGTSRRKRAYLEVDPINIIYLSVVDPPGQPGGDTEDGGKEDEGEKDGGKEAGSVGLVIGLSIVAVVFSTVVLILIYRKIKQCNQDSHPPAAEPQIEMSESFLNSESPAAEYNDRNDLEANNCHDQSTRIPDVTLTLENELLHPPPQETAGLLSESDMRVQ, from the exons ATGGGTTCGTGCTCGCTGACTACGTGGATTTCGCTATTCGTTGTCATCGTCGTTCCCTCGGCTGTCGTGTCCG gccagaaaaacatcacagctcaTTCTGGACAGAACGTCACTTTCCTGTgccgagctccaaacaacataACAGTTCTGCTCCACGTAAAGCGGAGCAGAACTGACTTGGGGGAAGAATATGCCCTTTTGTACCAGGatgatgtgtttgtttcaggaaaccagcatccatcttttcagaaccgggtggatctgcaggacagacagatgaagaacggagacgtgtctctgattctAAAGAATGTTACGACTGACGATGCTGGAACATATAAGTGTCAGGTGTTAGAGAGAGTCAGAGAAGAAATGAGGCTCAGCAGCACTATCACACTgattgttgatcctccag gccAGGAAATCATCACAGCTGAGACTGAACAGGATGTTACTCTGCCATGTCAAGCTCCAGACAACATCATAGGTATAGAGTGGAGCAGACCTGATCTAAATAAGGAATATGTTCTTTTGTATCGGGATGGGCGGTCTGATCCAAAacaccagcatccatcttttgtgAATCGGGTGTATCTGAAGGACAAAGATATGAAGGATGGAGATGCGtctctgattctgaagaatgtgacaaCTGCCGATAATGGATCATATGAGTGTCGTGTGAGGACAGGAACAAGCCGCAGAAAAAGAGCATATCTGGAAGTAGATCCCATCAATATCAtctacctgagtgttgttgatcctccag gtcagccaggaggagacacagaggatggagggaaggaggatgaAGGGGAgaaggatggagggaaggaggctGGATCTGTTGGACTCGTCATTGGCCTTTCAATTGTTGCTGTGGTGTTTTCTACTGTTGTTCTTATTTTGATctatagaaaaattaaacaatgTAATCAGGACTCACATCCTCCTGCTGCTGAACCACAGATCGAAATGTCTGAGAGTTTTCTAAACTCTGAATCTCCTGCTGCTGAATACAATGACAGAAATGACCTGGAAGCAAACAACTGCCACGATCAATCCACAAGGATCCCTGATGTCACTCTGACACTTGAGAATGAActccttcatcctcctcctcaggaAACAGCTGGACTACTTTCAGAGAGTGACAtgagagtgcagtag